From the genome of Trichocoleus desertorum ATA4-8-CV12:
GGACAATTTTGTCGTCGGCCTCGGTTTGCTTTTAGTGTCAGCGATCGCTTGCTTCGAGCCCGTTCGTATCTATTGGCTTTAGAGAGTGGCCCAGTTGTGCCAGAGATTGCGGGGTTGAGCAGTACTGGATTTCTCTCTGTGGCTCAAGTCGGTGGGTGGTTCGCCAACCAAACCTTGCCGAAATCGGTGGTGATTTTAGGGGGTGATCCAACCGGGATTGCTCTGGCTCAAGCTTTGGTGCGGCTGAATGCTCAGGTGACGTTGGTGGTAGAGAGCGATCGCATTTTGCCCCACGAAGATGCAGAAGTGGCGTTTTTACTGCAAGCCCAGTTGGAAGCCACAGGAGTTCGCATTTTAACCGATACGCCTGTAACTCAGGTGCGGCAAATTGAGCAGCAAAAATGGGTGCAGGTGGGAAACCAGGCGATCGCTGCCGACGAAATTGTGCTGGCAATGGGGCAACAACCGCAGGTGGAGTCTCTTAATTTAGAAGCGGCAGGAGTGCAATGGTCAGCGCAGGGAGTTCGGTGCAACCAAAAATTACAAACCACAAATTCTAGAGTATATGTCTGTGGCAACCCGATCGCAGGTAATGTGTTGCCTCATGTCGCGCAATATGAAGCGGCGATCGCCCTCAAAAATGCGCTCTTTTTTCCGCGTTACAGAGCCAACTATCAAGGGATTCCTCTGACGTTGGCTACTGCTCCAGCCTTGGCGCGAGTGGGCTTGACAGAGCAAGCAGCTAGACAACGCTATGGTAAACAGGTATTGGTTCTACGGCAAGACTTTAAAGCCTTAGCGAAGGCGCAGATTCGGGGAGAAATCACCGGATTGTGTAAGGTGGTGGTGCATCGCAATGGCTCGATTTTGGGAGCCCATATCTTAGGGCCAGAGGCTAGTGAGTTGATGGCTGTGATGGCTCTAGCTATGCGGCAGCAGCTCAAGATTGAGGCGATCGCTGATTTAACGACTGCCTCCCCCACCTTTGCTGAAATCCTAAGCCAAACAGCCGTAGAATGGCAGCTACACCGCTTTAAGCACAACTCAATGTGGCAAAACTTTTTGGAAGCTTGGTTAAATTTCCGGCGATCGTGGTCTTCCTAGCGCCAAGTTAGCCGATGTTGCCAAGTCAGCCGAGTTTTAGACTCGCGCCAGTGTCACGGCTTCTGGTTGGTCTTGATATTTACCCCGGCGAGTTTCGTAACTAACCGCGCAGGGCTCACCTTCTAGAAATAGGAGTTGCACCACGCCTTCATTGGCGTAAATGCGGCAGTCAGCGCTAGAAGAGTTAGAAAACTCTAGAGTGAGGTGCCCGCGCCAGCCCGCCTCAGCAGGTGTGAGGTTGGCAATGATTCCTGCTCTGGCGTAGGTTGACTTGCCGATGCAAATAACTGTGGCATTGGTAGGAACTTCCAGCCTCTCTAGCGCGACTCCCAAGGCGTAAGAGTGGGCTGGAAGCACGAAATAGCTACCATTGCTGTCTGTGTGCAGCTTAGTCGGCTCTAAATTTTCTGGGTTGAAGTTCTTCGGATCTATCACAGTGCCGGGAATATGACGGAAAATACGAAACTCGGCAGGTGATAGGCGAATGTCATAGCCGTAGCTTGATAAGCCATAACTAATGACAGGTCGAATTGCTAAGTTGGCATCACCGGAAACTTCCCGAACCAACTGTGGCTCAAACGGCACGATCATGCCTTTTGCCGCCATTGCTGTAATCCATGTATCGTTCTTAATCATCCCGCTTCCCCAAACTCCGAATCCCATGTTTCCCAAAGCAGAGTTAAATTACACCCATAACTGTCACCAGGGCAATATTTCGTGCTAATTCGTGATGTCTAGCTGATCACCATGAGCCTGATTCGGCTAAGGTTGATGGCTGCGACGAAGCTCTGTGATTTGATCGGCAACGTCTAAGATCGCTTGCGGCATTTCTGGCCCAGTCAAAATCACATCTACATGGCTAGGCCGCTTCTGTAAAAAAGCCAGCACTTCTGTTTCTGCAATCAAGTCAAAGTTAATCGCCAAACTCAATTCATCTAAGACGACCAAATCATACTTGCCTTGCATCACCACGGCTTGTGTGTGGTGCCACAAATCTAGAAGCGATCGCATTTCTGTCTCATCTAGATGAGGGGTGTCGATGCAACGGGGCAAATCGCAGCGAATCCAATCCAGATTTTGCCCTAGCCGTACTGGATGATCGTAGCCTTGCCCAATTCCGCCTTTGAGAAACTGCACTACTAAGACTGATGTGCCTTGCCCTGCGATTCTGAGTGCTTGCGCCATCACACTGGTGAAGAAGCTGCGATGCGAACAAGTAAAAACCTGTACCAATCCTTCGATCGCGTGAGGGAAGCGACGACTGACCTCTACAGCAGTTCGACGTTCTCCAACACCTTGCGTTTTGAGGGAATTTAGGGCTGGGGTTTCAATTTGGGAAACCATAAGGCATGTCACGATCCAGTCAGGGCTTTAAATCGAGCAAGTTAGGCAGTAGATGCAGAGCAGAATGCGAAATATAGCGTGTATTGCTTCCGATACCCATCATCAAACACTAGATGTGTGAGTACGTCAATGGTTGTCTAGAAGCCGTATCTCTATTACGCCAAGTCTAAGCCTAGAAAACATCTAGAGCAGGGCAGAACTAAGGAAGCTTAACAATGAACTCTCGTCAGTCTCAACTTTGTCTTAGCTCCCGCACAATGTCTTGAGCGAGATTTTTAGACCAGAGGGAATCGAAGGGACAAAGGATCTGGCGGTTTTCTGGAGAGAGCCAAACTAGCGCGTCTTCTACGTCGGCTATGCGGTAATTTTCATTGAGCAGGATGCAGGTGAGCAAGCGATGTACGGTGGTTGCTTGTTCGTCAGTGAGCACAATCATGGCTTGGCTCCTCTGTCAGCTTTCGCCAGGATAACCAGGGCTTTATTAATATCTCGAACTTTAATGCCACGCAGAGCGGTGAGGAGCGATCGCAACAAGGCGACCTCATCAGCAGAGAGTGTGACCATTGGTACAGCCTCAATATAATTGAGCTGATTCTATCCGCATAGCCGCATATACGCAATAGAGAATGGGAAAATCTGGTTTGTACGTTTGCGCTTCTACAAAGCGAGTGAGTCCCAAAAAAAGACCAGAATTGAGAATATATCTAGACTCTGACTTGGATAAGCTGGTGAAAACGATCGCCACAATTCGGGATGAGTCAATCAGTGCAGTTGTAGCGGAAGCGCTAGAGTTATGGCTGCAACAGTCTCAACAACAAGAAATTATTGAGAAGCATCGATTGGATGAGTTGGATTAAGGCTAAGCAATCTAATTGCGTTAGTAGCGATCGGGAGTATGTCACCTTTGCGAGCGAGTATTTGTACTCGTAGCTTGAAATGCTCTATTTACAAGAATTCAGCTACCTCGTTGCACTAACACTCAAGTTATGCACCTTCCAAAGTGACATGCACCCGTAGCGATCGCCGCTGAAGCAGGGTTAGAAGCAGCAGACGAGCCGATCACATAAACCTTCAACTAATACACTCAGATTGTTACTGGTATGTTATAACCGACTCAGTATTTTGCAACTACAAATTATTCACTTATTCTGTTATTCAAAAATAGTTTATGCTTCCTTCAGCCTTAAACTCAAGATTGAAACAGCTAGAGGATAACATCACGCAAGTTTTAAAGCTGCTGAGCGAGTATGAAGAAGAATTAATTGATGAGGACGATCCTGGTAGAAAGAGAAAATATCGTCGTCGCGTTGAAAGTTTGAAACAACAGAAAATCAATTATGAAGAAGAGTTTGTAGAATTACAAGCTCAGTTAACAGTAGAACACTCATCTCAAACTCGAACCATTGTCTATCAATTACAAGAAATTGATAATAAAATTGACTTACTTCTAGACAGCCAAGCTTCTCTTAGTCAAGCATTAATGCTGCACTTTAGTCCTCAAGAACAGGAATTACTTCTTCCTATCACACAGCAACTAGATAAATCTGAGTTGATAGAGATGAAAGCTTTTCTAGAAGCTGTAGATACTAACCAAGCTTCTGAAGAAGAGGTGCAGTTGATTTTAAGTGAGACTCGGCAGCTATTGAAGGAACTACAAAAACGTAATCTTGCATTACCGACGAACAATGAAGCTGTTTCTGAAATAATTAACTCTCCCACAATTGATGCGAAGCATGCATTGAAAATTTCAATTCCAGTCATTCCATTTATTCTCGCCTATGAGGGAGAAATAGGGCTAGGAACTGGGATTAATCTTAAAAAAGCTTGGCAGCACTGCAAATCGAAATTCTATAAGAGATAGGTAGGTTGCTCTGTGAATTGGCGGCAGCAGCGTCGGCAAGACCTCGAACAGCAAATGCTGAGTATTATTAAATTGCTTGGGCAAATTGAGCAAAGGCTTATCTATGAAGAAGATCCACAGACTATTGCAAAATTAAAAGCTCAAATCAACGAACTAAAAATCCAAAGAGATGATTGTCAAATTGATTTAGACTCTTCAGGTGATGAACAAGAAAGACAAAGAAAGTTAGCTGTTAGAATGGCAGATATCACTTTTGAAGATCTAAATTTCGTAATTACTGCCTTTTTAAGACAACGAGTAGTCGCTATTGAAGATCAAAATACTTCTCTACCTACCAAGCCGGAAGAAAAAATGTCAAAAAATGGCTTAACTTCTGGCATAAAGTTGTTGTTGGACACAGGGCTCGCAAAAACAAGCGAAGTAAGGCATCTAATTGAAAATAATGCAAAGATTAACTTTCCTGATGTACCAGAGCGACTAAAATCAGCACTAAATTCTGAGTATTTTAGACTTATAGAAGAGGGTATTCGCGGTGATGATTTATTCATGCGCTTGCATGAGTTCTCAAGCTGTAACAACTCTGACTTTAGATGGCAACTAGCAGGCTTAGCAGTCTTGTGCTACTTTTTCGAAACTTGTGATGTCTTTGAGCCATGATTTTACCTACTAAGCACATCTCAACTCGAAACTCATTATTAGGAGTTGGTGCTACAATTGTAGAACACTTGAACTATCCTCGGACGGTAACTTCCCTCTGGAGTGATCTCTCTAAGGTTCCAGAGGTCGCTACATTTGAGCGATTTGTTCTAGCCCTTGACCTTTTATATATGATTGGAGCAATTGAGCTAGAAGAAGGGTTGCTCCACAAGCGTCATCAATGATTAACGCTGTCTTTGCTAATAAAGCTTCATTTAAAGCTATTGAGTTTACACCTGGCTTTAACGTAATTCTTGCTGATCGTACAGAGACCTCTGGTGCTAGAGATTCACGTAATGGACTTGGAAAATCAACTTTAATTGAAATCATCCACTTTTGCTTGGGTTCAAGTCCGCGAAAAGGTACAGGACTTAGAGTGTCAGCTCTGAGAGGGTGGGCTTTCAGTCTAAACCTAACTTTAGCAAATCAAGAAGTGGTTGTTACTCGAAGTGTTGATGAACCTTCCACTGTGACTATTCATGGAGACACTAGTACCTGGATCATTCAGCCAAGAACTGAGAAAAATGAAAAGTTTTTCAGAATAGAAGATTGGAAAAAAGTTCTCGGTGCATTGGTCTTTGGCTTACCAATAGATGAAGAGAGACAATTTGCGCCTAATTTTCGTAGCTTAATTTCCTACTTCATTCGCCCTGAGAAAGATGCGTTTTCTACTCCTTTTGAATACTTCAGAAAACAACCAGAGTGGCAAAAGCAAGTTTTTAATACCTTTTTATTAGGTCTTGCTTGGGAGGATGCAAGTGATTGGCAAGGAATCAAAGAGCAAGAAAAGCTTCTTGATAGCCTTAAGAAATTGAAAAATACTAATCAAACTGGCGTCGCAACAAAGATTCTTGGTTCTTTAGGTGAGTTAGAAGCCACTAGAGTTAGAGTTGAACAACAGCTTCAGAGAAGGCGTGAAGAACTTAATAACTTTCGCGTACATCCTCAATATGCTGATCTACAGCAAGAAGCAGATCTTCTAACTGCCGAGATTCATGAAATTACTAACGAAAACATATTTAATCGTCAAATACTAACTTTTTATCAATCAAGCCTTGAACAGGAAAGTGAACCATCTCAAAGCGACGTAGCTCGGCTATATGAGAGTGCTGGCGTTGAGCTTCCTAGTTTAGTAATTCGTCGTTTGGAAGAAGTAGAAAATTTTCATCATCAAATCGTTGAAAACCGACGTGAGTTTCTTTCAGCCGAAGTTAAGCGTCTTAGACGGACTATTACAGATTTTGATAAAATTATCAGGGAAAAAACTAACCAACGTGCCTCTAGACTTGAAGTACTGCAAACTCATGGTGCATTGGAGGAGTATACAAGGCTCCAAGAGTTATATTTAGAGACTCGATCTAGTCTAAATGATATCAATCAGCGTATTGATGAACTGCGAAAGGTCGAAGAAGGAAAAAGTTCATTACGAATAGAAAGAGAGTTATTGAAGCAGAGAGCACTTCGAGATCTCGAAGAACGTCATGCTCAAGCTGAACGAGCAATCACACTATTTAATGCAAACTCACAAGCCCTTTACGATGCTCCAGGAACTCTTGCAATTAATGTAGGTTCAAGTGGCTTTCAATTTAATGTTGAGATTGAAAGAGATCGTAGTGAAGGCATCGGAAAGATGAAAATTTTTTGCTATGATTTGATGCTTGCACAGCTATGGTCACAACGTGATCCATCACCAAATGTTCTCATCCATGACAGTACGATCTTTGATGGAGTAGATGAACGGCAAGTAGCTTTAGCTCTTGAATTAGCTGCTAGAGAATCAGAACGGCTTGGGTTCAAATATATTTGTACTCTTAACTCAGATATGGTTCCTTCAGCAGAATTCTCGCCTGAATTCAACTTTGATTCTTTTGTGAGACTAAGACTCACTGATGATGAAGGGGGAAACTTGCTTGGAATCAGTTTCTAATGATGTAAACAGTTCAGTTAGTGAAAGACAGGTTATTAGCGATCGCGCCTTCTTCTTAAACTATTACTGTGCCGCCAAAACCTGAGCAACCGTTAGCTTCAAAGCAGGAAATGTCGGAGATTGGATGATAGATTCATCCGTAAAGATTGCCTCATCATAACGACCTTCATTCAACTGGCAGGTCGTTACTTTTGCCTCTAGCGGATCAACAATCCAATACTCAGGAATTTCTAAAACACTATACTCGCTGTACTTAGCCCGATAATCTGCCGATTTGGTAGACTCACTCACCACTTCCACAACCAACAACGGAGGGGGTTCACTCAAGTTAATCACAGCCTCTCGATCGGCCATTGCTTCCCATTGAGCGATCGCTAAAACTGTGACATCAGGAATTCTAGACGTATCCCAACGCCCGCCACGAGGTGCTTGTTTTTCAACATCAGCCTTTCAAAATGGGCGATACTGGTTTCGAACCAGTGACCTCTTCCGTGTGAAGGAAGCGCGCTACCACTGTGCTAATCGCCCGTGAACTCCTAATTTACCACAGGCAGGGAGCAGGAACAATTAGCGAAGTGAGAATTAAGCGCCTTGGGGGTATTCATCCCACAGTGCGGTGGTCTGGCGCAAGCTGCGGTGATCGCCATTGCCAATAATGAGGTGGTCTAGCAAGGGAATCGCTAAGAACTGTGCTCCCATCAGCAATTGGCGAGTTAAGGCGATATCTTCCGTGCTAGGTTCGGTGCTGCCCGAAGGATGGTTATGAGCCACAATCACGCGAGTTGCGCCTTGGCGAATCACTTCGCGAAAAATATCTCTGGGGTGAGCTAAAGTTTCGGTTGCAGTGCCGATGGTGATCACTTGTGTCCCCAGTAAGCGATGCTTCACATCGAGGAGGATCACGGCAAAGCGTTCTTGGTTCTGCCACATTAAGTCGTGGCTCAGAGCAGCGGCGGCAGATTCAGGACTATCGATCACAGTGCGCTCTCCAGGTCTAGATTGAAATGTTCGCTTCCCTAACTCGATCGCCGCCAAAATCGTGGTTGCCTTGGCTGGCCCAATACCAGAAATTTTGGTTAAATCCAGCGCATTCACATCGCGCAGCACTTCCAGCGGGTCGCGTTGGTGCTGGCTGAGTTCTTGCAGAATATATTGGCCCAAGCCGATCGCTGATAGTTTTCCTGGCCCCTGACCTGTCCCTAGCAAAATGGCGAGTAACTCAGCTGTAGCTAACCCTTTAGCCCCTTGCATCAAGAGTCGCTCCCGTGGGCGTTCATTGGTCGGTAGATCAGCAACCCTGAGGCAGTAGGTCATAGAAATGTACGCATCACTCAACCATCGTCTTTTCAGTTATCCCGATTCAGGCCGCTCAATTGACACAAAGGACAGTGGAGCGTTGAAAGTAGATTGAATGCTAGTTAATCGCTACCTCTCTTGATCCTTTTCCAGTCTGTCTATCGGCCTTAAGGCTGAGCCTGCTCTGTCTAGGAACTTCCGCCTGGAGACCGAAGACCTTCGACTGGAACTAGGGTTGAGTATAAAGGAGAGCGATCGCTGATTTAATCGCCCCTGTTTATCTCTACTTTTTTAACAACGACTTAGGAGCCTGTTAGTGACCACCCAATATTCCATGCCGCCAGAGGAGCTGAAGTCAGCCAACCTGCACACTCCTACGGATCTGGATGAGCAAATGATCGATAAGGTCTTGGAAGAAGCCAACCGAGCGATTGACCAAGGTAAGGCAGGCGTCGGAGCCTTGATTTTATGGCGTGGCGAAATCTTGGCTTTAGGACACAACACGTTTGAAGAAACAGGCGACATGACCGCTCATGGTGAGATGACGGTGCTACGTCAAGCGGCTAGACGTTTGAGCCAGATGAGCGCAGAGGAGAAAGCAGATCTCAGCATCTACGTCACCTTAGAACCTTGCTTGATGTGCTTGTCAGCTATTTCGTTTGTGGGCATTAAGCGCGTGGTCTATTCGGCCTTAGCGGAGGATGCCAATGAGGAGCAATGGGTAGCGCGTGGCATCAGTCTTGATAAGCTCAACTCTTCCCTGGTCAGGGGGCCGTTAGAGTTGGTAGCTGGAGTTAAACGGGAAGCTGGTAAAGCGATTTTGGCCCGAATGCACAAACGCTCGTGAGGCTAAGTTGCTTCCACTTCGGGCATCAGATCCGGGCATAAGAGAGAAAACGTAACAAGAATTTTGTAACTTACGCAATCTGGCTCAAGCCACATCTGGTAAATTTGGGCATGCTAGGACAAGAAGCGATCGGGAGCTTTTAGCATGTCTATCGTGCCCAATAGTATTAGCCGCAAGGAACTACTCAAGCTGTGGGTTGATACTCTCTCTGGTTTGACCCCAGAACAAAAAGATATTGTGTTGGATGCCTTTACTCAACTCCATCGAGTTGCAGCTTTTGAGCACCAGCTAACTTGATGGAGTTGTTGGCGGATTAATACCCCTGAGCCGCTACTAACATGTGGTAGGCAACTAACAACTGAGTCAGCGCTAAGGGGTTACTTTGTAACATTTCTCCCGTTGTCCCTGCAATCTTGCCCAACTCAGGGTTGATTTCGCGATCGCAGAAATGCCCCATTTGCGGCATTTCGTTACACAGAATTGTTTCTAGATCGTGGACCTGTTCCTGCGTAGCTTGTCCTGCTACCTCTAAGACATCCACTGGTTTGCCCATATCGCGATCGAGTCCTAGGCTAACGGCAGGCATAGGATCGGGACTGCGTTGGTTCAAGATCTGGCTAAATTCTGGGTGCGGAATGGTGGGTCTGAGGACGAGACGGACGTTTAGATGTGAGTTGGTTTCCTCTGAAGTCGTCTCTGGCGGATAGAAGCTAACCACCACGTCAGCCCATTGCCGTTGGGGTCGGATAAACTCCTCGGAGTCTGGCTCTCTTTTTTCTAGTTCAGCCAGGACTTGGTCTTTGCTATAGCCTCGCTTGAGTGTGTCCCGCTTTACCTTCCACTGTGTCCGCAGAGGCTCTGGCGGCGCTAGATAAACTTTGACATCGTAGCAATCACGAGCTTCGCGGGTTGAGTAGCCCAGCAACCCTTCCACTACAACATAGCGGCTCGGTTTGATGTAGACAGGAGCTTCGAAGGTGCCTGTTTTGTGGCTATAAATCGGCTTCAGGATCGGTTGGCCTGAGCGCAGTAGAGCGAGGTGCTGCTGCATGATGTCGAGATGGTTGCAGTCAGGATGTAGCGCCGTAATGCCCATCTCAGCTCGCTGGCGGCGATCGTAACGGTGGTAGTCATCGGTACAAATGACCGTGACATTCTCTGGGCCTAGAACCTGAGCAATTCCTTTGGTCAAGGTGGTTTTTCCGGCGGCACTATCTCCCACAATGCCAAGGATGATCGGACGTTCTGACATGGTTCCTCCCAGATAAGAGCCGCCTGTGCAGTTGCTCGAAATTGGTCTCATTGTAGGCAGGAATACCAGGGGAAGCAATGTGACGTAGTTCAAATACAAGTTTGGGGCATTAACTTGAGGGTCAGATTCAAGAGTTGACCAACTCAGTACCGTACTGTCGGAAGAGTCGATTTTCTTTCAGCCGATAGAGACTAGAAGAGATAAAAGTTTGTCACTTTAAGAACAAGACTTCAGTAATTTCTTTAAAGCGATTGGTAAAAACCTATGTTTGGGGCGAATCAAATCAAGACGGCATCTCTTTTGGGTTTGCTGAGTGGGCTGATTGTTTTAGGTGCTTATTATCTAGTGGGTAATGAGCAAGGGCTGTTTTTAGGGTTGGGGATTGCTGCCTTTACCAGTTTTAGCTCTTGGTATTACTCAGATAAGGCCGCCTTGGCTGCGTACCAAGCACAGCCCTTAGCCCGTGAGGAAGCTCCAGAACTTTATGACATGGTGGCTTCGTTGAGCGATCGCGCTGACATTCCGATGCCAAAGTTGTTTCTAGTGCCGACCGAATCGCCCAATGCGTTTGCCACAGGTCGTGACCCAGAGCACTCGGCGATCGCGGTGACTCAAGGCATTGTTAACTTGCTCTCTCGCGAAGAACTCGAAGGAGTGATTGCCCACGAGCTGACTCATGTCCGTAACCGAGACACGCTGACTCAAGCGGTAGCAGGTACTTTGGCGGGGGCGATTACCTTTCTCGGTCGCATCCTCACCTTTGGTGCTTTGTACGGCCCTGTGACTCGTGACACTCGTCGGGGTGGTAACCCGTTTGCCATTTTATTTTTGATTATCTTGGCTCCCTTGGCCGCAGGTTTAATTCAGTTCGCTATTTCTCGGACTAGAGAATTTGCCGCAGACCAAGGCTCAGCCGAGATCACTGGTAACCCTGCTGCGTTAGCCAGCGCCCTAGAGAAGCTGGAAGAGATGGGTCTTCGCATTCCCATGAATGGCAATCCTGCTCTATCTCCCTTGCTTATTATCAATCCACTCTCAGCTCAAGGGTTACAGTCTCTTTTTCGCACTCACCCACCTACCGAGGAGCGAATCAAGCGCTTGCTAGAACTAGCCCAACAAAAGCAAGCCGTGACTCCAGCCTTGGTTTAGCCGTCTGCGCAGGAGCTTGATATCAAATTCTGCAAACCCTAAAAGCAAACTTGCAAAGTCAACAAAAAAACCACCGTCTTTAAGCAAGCGGTGGTTTTTTGTTGGTCTGTTGCACTTTTCGAACTCGCTTAAGTGGCTAACCTACCCTTAGATAGATAACCATATAGCAGCTGCAAAGATAATTTTTTATTAAATTTAGAGAGAGACAATTAGAAAAGTGCTTTCTAATTTCTAACTAGAGCGATCGCGTCCCTAAACCATCTAAACGATTTAAGGCAGTGATTGTGAGGAGTCGCTAGGATTAACCTCCGGGGGAAAGACAAATAGCTCTTTGCCCGCGAGCAAAGCTCTACGGTGCAGTGCGATCGCCTCTGCCAAACGACAAAACATAATTGGAATCCATCTGCCACTGTAAAAGTAGACAACGACTTCATGGGTTGTGTACTCTGCCAACGGGAGTGGACTTCGCCAAGGCGAAATCACCCTAACATCACCTCCAAAGCAATCATGCTTAAATTTTGAGCTGAAGAAATAATTTCTGTCGCCCACCGTAAGTATTAAGTTTTAAGTTTCTGGAATAAACGGATAGCGATCGCTGCTTCAGAGTTAATGGTTTAGCAGGATAGAGCAGCCATGACACAGACAGCAGCTTGGGACATTGTGGTAGTGGGTAGCGCCAATAGTGATTACTTGATTCGCGGCCCCAAACTGCCACAACCCGGAGAAACGATTCAAGGAGAAACATTTCTAGCGGCACCTGGCGGAAAAGGTGCTAACCAAGCAGTTGCGGTGGCTCGTTTAGGTGCTCGTGTTGCCTTTGTCGCTCGCATTGGTCAAGATGAGCGAGGCCAAACCTTAATTGCAAATCTGCAAGCCCAAGGGGTTGATACTCGTTATTTAATTCAAGATCCGCACGCTGCCACTGGAGTGGCGCTGATTATGGTGGGGCAGGGGGGTGAAAAACAGATTCTGACTGCTCCCGGTGCAAACCATCAGCTAGGAATTGCAGATATTGAGGCCGCCCAAGCCGCGATCGCCTCGACGAAAGTGGTTTTGGCTCAACTGGAATCGCCTTTAGCCATAGTGCAGGCAGCGTTTCAGCTGGCTCGTGAAGCAGGGGCTCGGACAGTCCTCGATCCTGCTCCGGCTGTGCCTCTCTCTGATGAGCTTCTGCAACTGATTGATCTGATTCGCCCCAACTCCTCAGAAGCAGAGGTGATCACGGGGGTGAAAGTCACAGACCCAGATTCTGCTCGTCAGGCAGCTGCCATTCTACTTCAGCGAGGCCTAGGAGCAGTGGCAGTGCAAGCGGGGGATGCGGGTAATTTGTTGATTTGGCCAGAGGGAGAATGTTGGTTGCCCAAGGTGCCTGTGCAGAGTATTGATGCCACAGGAGCAGGAGATGCTTTTGCTGCGGCGATCGCGGTGGCTCTAGCCGAAAATCGGCCTTGGTCAGAGGCAGGGCGGTTTGCTAATGCCGCAGCGGCGATCGCCACGACAGGCTTTGGGGCACAAACGGCCTTACCCACTAGGGCAGCAATTATGAATTTGCTAGCGACGAACCCAGCTTCATCTCCTGTTCAATCTCCTTCTGGAGATAGGTGAGCTGAAACGAGAACCTCGACAAATTTGAAGGTAGACGTATGGTGCCCACTCCTGCCCAAGCTGGGAGTCACTTTAGAGCAGGGGCATGGCTTGGAGTGAGACCGTAAACCGTTTCTCAAAGAACTATTTCTAGAAGAACTAATGAGTAACCTGCTTGGACACACAGAATGGGTGATCGCTGAGGGCTACATTCCAGCCTATGGCAACGGGCCTGAGCCTCAATTTACCAGCCATGAAACTGCTTGCATCCTCAACACCACCGACCAGGATGCGCATGTAGAAATCATGATTTATTTCAGCGATCGCAAACCTGTAGGGCCTTACCGGGTGACAGTTCCTGCTCAGCGCACCCATCATATGCGCTTTAACGACCTTACCGATCCAGCCCCAATTCCTCTAGATACGGATTACGCCAGCGTGTTTGAGTCTGATGTGCCAATTGTGGTGCAGCATACGCGGCTAGACTCTCGACAAGCTGAGAACGCCCTCATGAGTACGGTCGCCTATGCCAGTGGTCGCTAAGCCATTCCTTTCTCGTCTAAGGTGC
Proteins encoded in this window:
- a CDS encoding phosphoribulokinase; translated protein: MSERPIILGIVGDSAAGKTTLTKGIAQVLGPENVTVICTDDYHRYDRRQRAEMGITALHPDCNHLDIMQQHLALLRSGQPILKPIYSHKTGTFEAPVYIKPSRYVVVEGLLGYSTREARDCYDVKVYLAPPEPLRTQWKVKRDTLKRGYSKDQVLAELEKREPDSEEFIRPQRQWADVVVSFYPPETTSEETNSHLNVRLVLRPTIPHPEFSQILNQRSPDPMPAVSLGLDRDMGKPVDVLEVAGQATQEQVHDLETILCNEMPQMGHFCDREINPELGKIAGTTGEMLQSNPLALTQLLVAYHMLVAAQGY
- a CDS encoding M48 family metalloprotease, with product MFGANQIKTASLLGLLSGLIVLGAYYLVGNEQGLFLGLGIAAFTSFSSWYYSDKAALAAYQAQPLAREEAPELYDMVASLSDRADIPMPKLFLVPTESPNAFATGRDPEHSAIAVTQGIVNLLSREELEGVIAHELTHVRNRDTLTQAVAGTLAGAITFLGRILTFGALYGPVTRDTRRGGNPFAILFLIILAPLAAGLIQFAISRTREFAADQGSAEITGNPAALASALEKLEEMGLRIPMNGNPALSPLLIINPLSAQGLQSLFRTHPPTEERIKRLLELAQQKQAVTPALV
- the rbsK gene encoding ribokinase, translating into MTQTAAWDIVVVGSANSDYLIRGPKLPQPGETIQGETFLAAPGGKGANQAVAVARLGARVAFVARIGQDERGQTLIANLQAQGVDTRYLIQDPHAATGVALIMVGQGGEKQILTAPGANHQLGIADIEAAQAAIASTKVVLAQLESPLAIVQAAFQLAREAGARTVLDPAPAVPLSDELLQLIDLIRPNSSEAEVITGVKVTDPDSARQAAAILLQRGLGAVAVQAGDAGNLLIWPEGECWLPKVPVQSIDATGAGDAFAAAIAVALAENRPWSEAGRFANAAAAIATTGFGAQTALPTRAAIMNLLATNPASSPVQSPSGDR
- a CDS encoding sensory rhodopsin transducer — translated: MSNLLGHTEWVIAEGYIPAYGNGPEPQFTSHETACILNTTDQDAHVEIMIYFSDRKPVGPYRVTVPAQRTHHMRFNDLTDPAPIPLDTDYASVFESDVPIVVQHTRLDSRQAENALMSTVAYASGR